A segment of the Peptoclostridium acidaminophilum DSM 3953 genome:
TTTCAGAAGCGATCTCCTCAGAGTAGTTCTTCCTTGTTGTAAAATCCTTGCCAAGGAAAACCTCATCCGAAGCCTCTCCGAAAGTCATGGAGCCTAGTTTTTCGCTCATGCCATACTTTGTTACCATAGCGCGCGCTATGTGGCTTACCCTTTCAAGGTCGTTTTGCGCCCCTGTGGATATATCCTTGAGCACAAGCTTTTCGGCTACTCTTCCTCCAAGCAGGTGTATAAGCTGCTCTTCCATCTCACGCTTTGTGGCGTAGTATTTCTCCTCTTTCGGAAGTATCATAGTGAAACCGCCGGCTCTTCCTCTTGGTATTATAGTAACCTGGTGCACAGGGTCCGTATCAGGAAGCAGCGTTGCAACTACAGCATGCCCTGCCTCATGATAAGCCGTAAGCCTTCTTTCCCTTTCGCTTATGACTCTCGACTTTTTCGCCGGTCCGGCAATAACTTTCGTTATAGCCTCTTCTATGGTGTCCATCTTTATGTGCTTTTCCTTTTTTCTTGCCGTAAGCAACGCAGCCTCGTTCATGAGGTTTTCTATGTCTGCAGGCGTAAAACCAGGCGTTCTTCTCGCAAGCACTTTAAGATCCACATCGTCTGCAAGTGGCTTGTGCTTTGAGTGAACCCTGAGTATGGCCTCTCGTCCCTTTATGTCTGGAACACCTACAACTACCTGCCTGTCGAATCTTCCCGGACGAAGCAGAGCGGGGTCAAGTATGTCAGGCCTGTTTGTGGCCGCCATTATTATGATTCCCTCATTTATTCCAAAGCCGTCCATTTCGACGAGCAGCTGGTTGAGCGTCTGCTCCCTCTCGTCATGGCCTCCGCCAAGGCCTGCTCCCCTTCTTCTTCCCACAGCGTCAATCTCGTCTATGAAAACTATGCAAGGAGCGCTCTTTTTCGCCTGCTCGAAAAGGTCTCTTACGCGCGATGCTCCCACTCCGACGAACATCTCCACGAAGTCAGAGCCGCTTATGCTAAAAAACGGAACTCCTGCCTCTCCTGCGACAGCCTTTGTAAGGTAAGTCTTTCCTGTTCCCGGAGGTCCCACAAGAAGAAGTCCCTTAGGTATTCTCGCGCCAAGCTCAGTATACTTTTTGGGATTCTTGAGGAAGTCAACAACCTCCTGGAGTTCTTCTTTTTCCTCATCCAGCCCTGCAACATCGTTGAATGTAACCTTGCTCTTTTCATTCTCCTTGTGAAGCTTGGCTCTTGATTTCCCAAAATTCATGACTCTGTTTCCGCCGCCTTGTGACTGCTGCATGAATACAAACCAGAAAACCACGAATATCAGTATCATGAATACCGACGGAAGAATCTCAAAGAACCACGGAGTGCCCGGTTCCGGTTCTCCGCTCACAACAAGCTTTCCACCTGAAGCCTGCTTTAGTATTATCTGCGAAAGCTGCTCCTTGCTCACTGCATAAGGAATATATGATGTGAACTTCTGGCCTGTTGCTTTTACTGTTCCCTGTATCTGTTCGTTAGTAAATGTAATTTCTCCAATTTGTTCTTTTTCAAGCATTTGGTATACTTTAGAAAACTTCATGTCTACAACTTCTTCTGCCGGCTTGCCAAAGAACTGGACTACCGAAACTATTATTATAAATATGAGCAAATAGAAACTTGCTCCCTTAAAAAATTTCTGCAAAATGGATCCTCCTCCCTAAATATATACCTGTAATTGTACCATAAAAATTTTTTTAATTCAATATTTTCCAATTCCAGATTAGAGCTCTGTGAATGTCACCTTGAGCAGCCTCTTTGTATGCGCATCAACTCTGTAGGCTTCGCTCAGCCTGTATCCCATCACCCACATGACCCCATTTTCGTCTCTTAGCACAGGTATATAGTCTCGTTTTTCTCTTTCTATCTTAAGGTCTATAAAAAGATCCTTCAGCTTCTTGGTTCCGCCAAGTCCTATAGGCCTTATCCTGTCGCCTTCCATTCTGCTTGTTATGGACAGCTTGCCCTTTACCTTGTCAAAGTCAAAATATGCCGTGTGCCTGTCCCTTTCGATATGCAAAGAGTCTCCTTTGTCTATTATCTTTGTCTGCACACGCACCCCGATTTCTTCTATTCTCACGCTGCCTTCGCTTTCCAGGTCATAATGAAAACTCATTTTCTCTGCGTTCGAGTCTGGCGCTTGATTTTTTTTGATGACTATGCGGCCGTTTTCCTTTATGGCCATCAAGCCCCGTGAGATGTCAATACGGGAGCCTTCCTTGCCGCCTCGGGCAAGTTCAATGACATATTCTATGTGAACCTGCTGGACTCCTTTAATATCTCCCAGTATGGCGCCTATGGCCATTCTCACAACCCTACTGGAAATCGCATTATGGAGCGCCGTAAGAGCATCCGTGTCAATCCTGACCTCGCCCTCCATGCTGCAGACTCTGTCAAATTCAGTTTTGGCGCAAGAATTGATATACTCTGCATCATCGCTCAGAAGCGATCCCATTCTTGAAAGAGCTTTTTTCATATCCACATTAAAGTTATCATCCATATAAGGTATCAGCCTAAGCCTTATCTTGTTCCTTGTATATATATCCTCTAGATTCGTGCTGTCAAGTCTGAAGCTTAGTCCTCTTTGGGAAATATAAGCTTCAATCTCCGCCCTGGTCACATCCAGCAAAGGCCTTATTATGCCGTCACGCCTTGAATATTCCATTCCCTTTAGACCTTCAAGCCCCGTGCCCCGCATCATCCTCATTATTAGTGTCTCTGCCTGATCATCAAGATTGTGGGCGACTGCGATTTTGTCTGCACTTAGTTTTTTTTGAAGCTCGAAAAACATGCCGTAGCGCAGCTCCCTGGCCCCTTCTTCAATCGAGAGCCCTTTTTCCCTGGAATAGGCCGGCACATCGTATGCCTTTATAAAGCACATTATGCCTTCTTCCTCGCAGCGCTTCATGCAAAACATGGCATCCTTCTGGGCTTCTATGCCCCTTATTTGATGATTCAAATGCGCAGCATAGAGTCTTATCCCATATTCATCCTTAAGCCTTGAAAGCACGTCCATTAGACACACCGAATCCGGCCCGCCAGAGAGCGCTATTATAACCTTGTCGCCTTTTTTAAGCATAGAATGCTTCTCAATAGTATTTTTTACCTTTTCAAGAATCATACGGCTACCTCGTTTTCAGCTGTATTATTTTCAACGTTTAAGTTTATACCCAATTTGACAAGCATTAATTTTATTAGTTGACTGAAACATAAATAAATAGAGGCAGCTGGAAATCCTCTGCCTCATATTGTCAGCTTATTCTTATATTCATCCTGTTTTTGCCTTCGAATATGCCCGATATGTTTATGTCGTACGCTATATCCACATCCACCTTGCACTGCTTTTCGTCCACATTGACATCCACCGCCGTCGTAAGCAGCTCCATTGAAATATCACCGTGGAATGTCTTGTATTTAGTCTTGAATCTTTTGCCCTTTTCAAAAATCATGTCCGACGTGTTCTGTCCAAGCCTTTTTAGCACAACCTGGTTTTCAAATATCTTGAGAGTAGTTGTTGTCCCCTCCATGCCAGAAAGCTCCGTCTCTTCATAGACTACATATATGACTCCGTCCTCTTTGTAGAAATCCCCTCGGGTTACAAGCTCTATATCGTCTGTATTTCCCTTTGAATCAGTCTGACAAGTTTTTATATTTATCATTACTTCCCTGCTCAAAAAACCACCTCATTAACAAATAGAGCCCCATTAGCTACTAATGTTGCAATAACCATTTTAGCATTAATATTTTTGTATTTCAACAAGTTTTATGCCATCTATGGCCCTGTTGAGGAACTTCTCTCCAACCTGGGAAAACTTTTCCGGATTATCAGAAACGTAATACTCGTATGATGGCTGCGCTCCTCTTTCATTGAGCAGTTTGTGCTTTTGGAGTGTGTCCATTAGGTCCATGGCAGTCTCCTTGGCAGGGTTTACTATTTTGACCGCCTCGCCTACCACCCTTTGTATTGTATCTGTAAGCAAAGGGTAGTGCGTGCAGCCCAGAACAAGTGAATCTATGCCGTCTTCTCTGAGCTCATCCAGATATCTGTGGGCTATAATCTCGGCAACATCAGTATCGTGCCAGCCCTCCTCAACTATCGGCACAAACAGCGGACAAGCCTTTCCTTTCACCTGCACTCTGCTCGATATACTCTTCATCTCAAGCTCATAAGCCCTCGAACCAACAGTTCCTTCCGTACCTATGACTCCCACGACCCCGCTGCTTGTAAGCTCCATTGCCGTTCTCACGCCGGCCTTTATTACACCAACTATGGGAATGTCGTATTTTTGCTGCACTATCGAAAGGCTTCTGGCCGTCGCCGTGTTGCAGGCTATCACTATGGCCTTGACGCCCTTTTCAAGCAGAAAATTTATCGACTGGAACGCATACTTTGTAACTGTTTCAGCAGATCTCGAGCCATATGGAACTCTGGCCGTGTCTCCAAAATAGACTATATTCTCATTTGGCAAAACATTCATTATCTCCTTGAGTACTGTTAGCCCTCCAATACCCGAATCAAAAACTCCTATGGGACTTTCTTTCAATATCTACACCTCTCAAATCTATTTCAAATCTATTTTTCCATTGCCAGCTTTATAAGCTTGTCTATGAGCTCTCTGTAGCCCACTCCGGTTGCCTCCCAAAGCTTTGGGTACATGCTTATCTTTGTGAATCCCGGCATTGTGTTTATCTCATTTAGATATACGGTGCCGCTTTCATGCTCTACGAAAAAATCAATCCTTGATATTCCACTGCCGTCTATGGCCTTGAAAGCCTTTATCGCCATTTCCCTTATCGTGTTTTCAAGCTCTTTGTCTATGCCTGCAGGTATGAGCGTCTTTGACTCATTTGCAAGGTATTTTGCCTCATAATCATAAAAATCCTTGCATGGTATTATTTCGCCTGCCACCGAAGCCTCTACTTCGCTGTTGCCAAGCACGGCGACCTCAATTTCCCTCGCTCTTATGCCCTGCTCCACAACCACCTTCGAGTCGTACTCGAGCGCATTCTTCACGCCTTCGATGAGCTCCGCCCTGCTGCCCACCTTGGATATCCCAACGCTCGAGCCCATGTTTGCAGGCTTTGTGAACATGGGATACCTTAGCCTCTCTTCAGCAATGTCGGCAAAGCCCTGGGGATCATCTGAAAATTCGAATCTGGTCGTATATACATAATCGACCTGGGGTACGCCTTCAAAATCCATTATCTTCTTGAACATTATCTTGTCCATTGCCAGGCTGGAGGCCAGCACCTTGCAGCCCACATATGGGATTTCAGCCATTTCAAAGAGACCCTGTATAGTGCCGTCCTCGCCGCGCGGCCCGTGAAGCACCGGGAAGCAAACATCCACTGGCACCAGGCTTCCATCATTCAATTCTATACCTACCGAGCCCTTTTGAGAAGGTATGAAATTTATTTTCGAGCCCTCTACCTCATGCTCCACCCACTTGCCGCTTTGTATTTCATCAGGTCCACAGCTGCAGTAAGCCCACTTGCCGTTTTTTGCAATTCCTATTGTATGTATGTTGTATTTGTCCTTGTCTATAGCTCTATATACGGATGCCGCCGATTCAAGTGAAACATCGTGTTCTCCGGACTTCCCGCCAAAAAGTATGACAACGTTAAGCTTTTCCATGCCTATAATCCCCCCGGTTCCCTGCAGGAACATTTAGTCTTCTCGTCATTTACATAAATAAATATAATTATATTTTACACATTATCAGCATTCAAGTAAAACACATATTTTCATTCAGGCCAAAAAGAAAAACCAAAACGTCTGCATTTTGGTTTTTCTTTTGTTTTAATATTTGCTTTTCTTTGCCTTTGTCTGCTCCACTATGAACTCCTGCTGCAGCTTTATGTGCTTCATAGCCTTGTGCATGGCAAGCTCGCCGTCCCTTTTTTCTATAGCCTCTATTATGTCCTCATGCTCTTTTATTAGATTTTCGGACTTATGGTACTCGACTATATACATCCTTCTGAACCTGTATATCTGCTCTCTGAGCGAATTGTTCATCTGCATTAGCTTCTTGTTTGTTGTGGCCTTGAAAATAACCTCGTGGAAGGCTATGTCGGACTCGACCATCTTTTCCGGATTGTTCTCCTCGTAAGCCTTCTTGAATATTTCAAGTATCCTCTTGAGCTCTCCAAGGTCTTCCTTCATCATCCTCTGGGCTGCAAGCATTGATGCGAATCCTTCAAGACCTGTTCTTATCTCGAGCACCTCTTCGACGTCCTTTACAGACACATCCGCCACGTATGCGCCCTTCCTTGGTATCATTTCCACAAGCCCTTCAAGCTCAAGCTTTCTTATTGCCTCTCTCACAGGGGTCCTGCTGACACCAAGCTCGTCTGCAAGCTGGACCTCCATGAGCCTTGTTGAGGGCTCAAGCTTTCCAATAAGTATTGCCTCTCTCAAATGTTCGAAAACTATGTCCCTAAGCGGCTTGTAGTTTTCAAGCTTAAGATTGCCTATTTTACCCTTCATTGAATTCAACACCCCTGTTTTCAGTTTTTACCAAATAAGTCTGTTCCCACATTTGCTTCAACCTTGATTCAGCCTTATGGGCATCCTCGAAATTTTTAAATATTCCAAAAACTGTCGGGCCACTGCCCGTCATAATACTTCCAAGCGCCCTTTGATGCATCATTTTGTCCTTTATATGGGATATTACCGAGTATCGGCTCTGCGTGACGCTTTCAAGCACATTCGCCATCCCGCCCGCAAGCGCCTTGATATCGCCTTTTTCAATATATCCTAAAAGCCTTTCAGTATCAGGCCTTGTTCCCATGTTGTCAAGTTTGAGGCTTTTATACACTTCCGCTGTCGAAACCGAAAAATTAGGCTTGCAAACTACTATCCAAACATCCTTGACGTCTTTTATCGTCGTGAGCTTGTCACCTATTCCCTGAGCAAGGACGGTGCCCCCCTCTATGCAAAAGGGAACGTCGGCTCCCAGCTTAAGGCCCAGCTGCTTTAGCTCCTCAGTAGTAAGCCCCAGATTCCAAAGCTTGTTTAGACCCACAAGCACACCAGCCGCGTTGCAGCTTCCGCCCGCCATGCCTGCACCCACCGGAATCCGCTTTTCTATATCGATTTTGATGCCCTTTTCAACTCCGAACATATCCTTCAAAAGTGCAGCCGCCTTGTAAGCAATGTTTCTAGCATCACTCGGTACAATACTGCTGCTGCACGTTAGCGTTATTCCCTTGCCGGGAGCATCGCCGAGCGTTATAAGATCATAAAGATCTATAGTTTGCATTATCATCTCAACAAGATGATATCCATCATCTCTTTTCCCTACAACATCTATAGAAAAATTAACCTTAGCCCTTGTTTTCAGCTTGATTTCCATAATATCTCCTCCGAAAATTTCAGGCGGCTTTGCAGCTAAAATACTGGCAGCCCGAAACTACAGCGCATATTATTATATACTGTATATATTATACTATAAAATACAAAAAAAATACAAAGGCATTTGTATCTATTGCGAAAATAAAAAAGCCGCCTTTATTTATCTAATAAAGACAGCCCTTCTTAAATCAATTTTTATTTTATTAATTCGGCATTCCTGAAATTATCTGCCTCTTACCTTCTATCGGCTTTACTTCCAGTCTGACTGTAGATGTCAGCACATCGGAATAACTGTAGGAAACTCTTGTAGTATTATTATATTCATCGTCGATTTTTACAACAAATATGCTAGGGTAGGTGTTTTCGATTATTCCCTCTTTTACTACTATCTTCTTCCTGCCCTTGTTAGCCCTTAGGACTATTTTTTTTCCGAGGTGCTTTTCAATGTTTTTTCTGATCGCGTCCAACGTATTTTTATTGGCCAAAAAAAATCACCCGCCTCTTTTTTTATGTTTACATAATAGTATGTTTCTTTTTTCGCTATGTTTACATAATAACATATTTCAAGACGGATGTCAAACAGTTAACTTTATATTTTACATATATTTAATTTGGGTGTCAATACATTTTTTCAAATAAATTCCCTACTATTTTCAACAACTTCAGAGTTTTTTATCATTTTCAAGATACAAAAAAACATCGCGATTACCAAAAAAATATATTGATTTTTTTAATATTCCCTCATGGTTATATGAAATACTTTTTGTACGCCGCCCCAGGCATACGTTTTCCCGCAAATACGAATTATATGTCGGTTTTAGAATTTAAAATTCTCCATATCAAATCTTATTGTTTCGCCTTCGCCCAACTCTGTTCTTCCAATAATGACCTGGAGAGTTCTGGCTATCATTATAGATGCCGCAAATGAAGCTGTAAAATATGTCATGCTTCCCTTTTCAAGAAGCTCCCTGGCATAAGCTGCATATTCCCTTTCAAACAGTTCTCCCTTTGGCGGGCATATGCATACAGCACCTTTCCACCCCCCTATACTTGCGCTGACAAGCGGAGTGCTGGTCTCATTCGAGAGTTCCCTGAGAAACAACTTGGTATCCATGTTGCTGCTGCAATCGAATATGAAGTCTACACCTTCTATTTTCACGCTCCTTATGTCGTCGTTTATCCCGCTAAAGAGTACATCAGAATTGATCTCCTTCACCCGCTCCCTTGCAACGTATACCTTTTCCTTGCCAATGTTCTTTTCGGTTGAAAAAGGCTGCCTGTTGAGGTTTGATATCACAAAAGCCTCGTTGTCTACCGCCATCATCCTGCCTACCCCGAGTCTTGCAAACCCCTCTATTACAAATCCGCCTACAGAGCCGCACCCTGCCACCAGTATCTTCTTGTTTCTTATCAGTTCATGCTCCTGCATGCTTATTGCACCTATGTCCTTAGTATACCTCATAAGATACACCTCCTCATTTAATTGATTAATACCCCGTTTAGGCACTTTTCAACGCTCTATGCAACAAAAGCGGGAATCCAAACTTTACGCTTGCAAGGCTTGCAATAAAAGTTTGGATTCCCGCTTTATATTCTATAATGGTCATTCAATTATCCGTTTAATAAGCTCTATGGCCCTGGACTGGTCTATGAAGTAAGGACTTGTAGCTACCGTAACAACACTAGCTGCGGCGTAGAGCTCTTTTATCTTTTCAAACCTGAGATCAAAATCAATGTAGTCCATATCATCCGAAAAGATATCCATATCTATGTCGAGTACTATGTCGCCCTCTATGCGCTCCTTGAAAGCTCTGCTGCTGTCTATTATAAGTACATCCCTGAAAAGCCCCAGCCTCAAGGCAGGTTTTATGAAATTGCCCACATTGAGCTCAAAGTTCGTATATTCGAATACCTCCGCTTCGTTCTCAACAGAATCTATATATGCCGCCGGCTCCCTCATGTCCTTGTGCTGATCGACATGCACAAGGAGCGATCCCTTTTCAAAGCGACCTTCACTCAGGGCCCTGCTCCAGAAATAAAAGGCGTGGTTGTGGTTGTCGAATATATACACCTTCTTGCCGCTGACTTCGAGCTCCAGGAAACTCCTCAGGCCATGGCAGCACTGCTCCTGGCCTTCACACACCTCGCAAAATGCAATTTCAGCCGAAACCTGGAGGCTGCTCAGGCTTTCTGGTCCCGCCTTTACGAGAGGCGCCACATATATGCGCTTTTGAGTTCGCTCAGCGTATGAAAATGCGTTGTTGCCCGCGGGCTTTTCTATATAAAATCCGTTATAGCGTTCCATGATTATTCACCTTAACCGATTCAATGTCAAACATGCTCCAGGGGTATTCTTTAGGCGGATATGCGAAAAAATCCATCCTCTCCTTAAGCGTAGGATGCATGAAGCTTATATGATACGACCAGAGCGCTATCTGCTCACCCGCTGTATTCACACGAGCTCCGTACCTTTGGTCGCCATAGAGCGGGCAACCTCTGCTTGCAAACTGCACCCTTATCTGATGAGGCCTTCCCGTTTCGAGCTCTATTCGCACAAGGCAAAGTCCGTCAGCTTCGCCCTCGACACCGTACGAGAGCAGCGCCTTCTTGGCGCCTTCTTCACCTTCTTTTACAACACTGACCTGGTTTTTCTTGCTGTCCTTTACAAGATAGTCCTCGAGCCTTGCGTTCCTTTTTTCCGGGCAGCCGCGCAGCACTGCCAGATATCCCTTTTTGAGACTCCTGCTTCTAATCTCTTCAGAGAGCCTGGAGGCAGCCTTAGATGTCCTTGCAAACACCATGACTCCGCCCACGGGCCTGTCAAGCCTGTGTACAAGACCTATATACACATTCCCGGGTTTGCTATACTTTTCCTTTACGTATTCTTTGCAGAGCGTCAGCATGTCAGCATCGCCCGTGCTGTCCTCCTGCGAGAGCACATTTGGAGGTTTTACGACAACAAGTATGTGGTTGTCCTCATAGAGTACATCAAGCTTCATTACTCTTCTTCCCATCTTCCGAATATTCCGCAAGGGAGTATGAGGTCGTTTCTTGAAGCCGGTATTCCTACCTCTCCCGAGTATATCCTGCCTGCGTATTTTTGCCCCATCGAGAGCTTAAGTATGTTTTCAACTACGTATGGCGAAAATCCTGATGTGTACGAATTGATCAGGAAGAAAAGCGGCCTGTCGGAAAGCAATTGCATGCAAAGCTCCACAAGAGGGAACAGCTCATCTTCTATCTTCCATATCTCGCCCTTTGGACCCCTTCCGTAAGAAGGAGGATCCATTATTATAGCATCATACTTGCTTCCTCGTCTTATCTCCCTTTTTACAAACTTTATTACATCGTCCACAATATACCTGACTTTTCTTTCCGCAAGCCCCGAAAGCTCTATGTTCTCCTTGGCCCATGCTATCATGCCCTTAGCCGCATCTACATGGACTACCTCCTGCGCTCCCGCATATGCGCTTGCAACAGTCGCCCCGCCTGTATACGCAAACAGATTGAGCACCTTTATCGGCCTTCCAGCCGACGATATCTTGTCTATTATCCAGTCCCAGTTTGAAGACTGCTCCGGGAAAAGGCCTGTATGCTTGAAGCCCGTAGGCTTTATATGGAACGAAAGTCCCTTGTAGTTTACTGTCCATCGCTCGGGAGTCCTCTTGTAGAACTCCCAATTCCCGCCCCCCTTGCTGCTTCTGTGGTAGTGTCCATGAGGTTTCTTCCACATGTCCCACTCCTGCACAAGAGGCCATATAGCCTGCGGATCCGGCCTTCTGAGTATATACTCGCCCCATCTTTCGAGCTTTTCTCCCCCGCCTGAATCTATAAGTTCATATTCATTCCATTCATCAGCTAAAAGCAGCATTCAAAATACCTCCATTTATGATAAGACTAACTATTTATTATACCTCAAGAGTATTAATAAAAAAAGAGCAGGAATTTATACTCCTGCTCCTCCAATGTTATCACAAAATGCAACCTAAGCTCCTATTTCTTTTTGAAGTTCGAAATGTCGGCCTCCTGGCTGACCGCCTCCATAAGCTTGGGGTATGCTCCTGCATCGCCTATTATTATGCCTCCCACAAGCTTGCCATCCTTGAATATGAGCTTTTTGAACTTTTCTCCCGAAGCATCCTGTGTCACAATCTTTTCCGTTCCCTCTTCCAGCAGGGTCTGCCCTATGCAGTTGACACTAGTTCCAAATGAATTCGTAACAATCGAGGTCACACCGTCGTGGAACTCTGCCTGTCTTCCGATCGCGTTCATAGCCGCAATCTTGCCCATTTGCATGGCATGCATCCAGTTGCCAAAGCCCCTTCCTTCAAGCTCAACCACATCACCACACGCAAAAACACCTTCTGCGCTTGTCCTCATCATTCTATCTACCACTATTCCCTTGTTGCACTCTATGCCTGCCTCCCTGGCTATGGCAAGATTTGGCCTTATCCCCACGGAAAACAATACTATGTCTGCTTCCATAGTCATTCCGCTTTCGAACTCCACAGACTCAACTCTGTCAGTCCCCGAAATTTTTACAACCCTGTCCTGAAGGACCACATCCACTCCTTTTTGCCTTACCACACCTTCCAGAAACTTGCCGCTTTCAAGGCACAGTTGGTTTGAAAGGAGTCTGTCGGATGTGTTGCTTATTGTTACATCAAGCCCCGTCTGCTTCATGCCCCACGCCGCCTCTATCCCCAGAAGTCCGCCGCCTATTACAACAGCTTTTTGGCAGTCGCCCATCCACTCCTTTATCTTGTATGCGTCATCGAGTGTCTTGAGAGTAAATACGCCCTTTAGCTCCGCGCCCTCTGTGGGCGGCAGGAAGCTGCTGCCTCCGTGGGAGAGTATAAGCCTGTCATATTCTACAGTCTCTCCTGTATCCGTAGTTATAGACTTCAAAGCCGTATCAATGCTCATAACCTTTGTATTCAGCATGAGTCTTATCCCACTCTGCTTGTACCAGGCTTCCTCCTTCAAAAAAAAGTTTCTTCCAAGTTCTCTCTCTCCAAGGAAATGTGATAGCCTTGGCCTGAAATATGATACATATTTTTCTTCGGCTATAAGCGTTATTTCGCACTCCTCTCCATGATTTGCAAGCGTTTCTGCCGCATAATACCCCGCTGCTCCATTCCCCACGATGACAACTCTATTTTTCAAACAGCTCACCCCCATATTTGTCTGCTCTATGTGCGATTTTCATAATATTTTTATACCCTATGGAATTATTTGCAAACCACTCTTTAGCGTGTTTATACGTACTCTCATGGGGTATATAATATCTTGTAATGCAACAGCCTCAAAACTGACTGTTGCTGCAATGCAAATCCATGACATGCAGCCAAACGCTGATTGTCAATGCAAATACTAATACTACACTTTGGGAGGTTATGAAAAATGGCAAGCGAAAAGATGCTTCAAGCTTTGAACGAACAAATCCAAAAGGAATTCAGCTCTTCATATATCTACATGGCAATGGAGGCCTGGTTTGCTGAAAACAACCTCGACGGATTTTCAAACTATTTTAGAATTCAGGCCCTTGAGGAAAAGGACCACGCCTACAAGATATTTGACTATGTAAACAGGCTAGGCGGCAAAGTGACACTGGAAGAGATACCAAAACCAAAGTCGGACTACGCAGACGTGGCTGAAGTTGTGGCTGCTGCTCTTGAACACGAAAAATTCATAACAGCCTCTATAAACAAGCTTATGGATCAGGCTGTCAAAGAAAAAGACCATGCCACAATATCATTCTTGAACTGGTTCATAGACGAGCAGATGGAAGAAGAAGAAAATGCCCTGAAGGTTCTCAACTACGTCAATA
Coding sequences within it:
- a CDS encoding Veg family protein; the encoded protein is MANKNTLDAIRKNIEKHLGKKIVLRANKGRKKIVVKEGIIENTYPSIFVVKIDDEYNNTTRVSYSYSDVLTSTVRLEVKPIEGKRQIISGMPN
- a CDS encoding ThiF family adenylyltransferase encodes the protein MRYTKDIGAISMQEHELIRNKKILVAGCGSVGGFVIEGFARLGVGRMMAVDNEAFVISNLNRQPFSTEKNIGKEKVYVARERVKEINSDVLFSGINDDIRSVKIEGVDFIFDCSSNMDTKLFLRELSNETSTPLVSASIGGWKGAVCICPPKGELFEREYAAYARELLEKGSMTYFTASFAASIMIARTLQVIIGRTELGEGETIRFDMENFKF
- a CDS encoding peptide arginase family protein, whose amino-acid sequence is MERYNGFYIEKPAGNNAFSYAERTQKRIYVAPLVKAGPESLSSLQVSAEIAFCEVCEGQEQCCHGLRSFLELEVSGKKVYIFDNHNHAFYFWSRALSEGRFEKGSLLVHVDQHKDMREPAAYIDSVENEAEVFEYTNFELNVGNFIKPALRLGLFRDVLIIDSSRAFKERIEGDIVLDIDMDIFSDDMDYIDFDLRFEKIKELYAAASVVTVATSPYFIDQSRAIELIKRIIE
- a CDS encoding RluA family pseudouridine synthase, giving the protein MGRRVMKLDVLYEDNHILVVVKPPNVLSQEDSTGDADMLTLCKEYVKEKYSKPGNVYIGLVHRLDRPVGGVMVFARTSKAASRLSEEIRSRSLKKGYLAVLRGCPEKRNARLEDYLVKDSKKNQVSVVKEGEEGAKKALLSYGVEGEADGLCLVRIELETGRPHQIRVQFASRGCPLYGDQRYGARVNTAGEQIALWSYHISFMHPTLKERMDFFAYPPKEYPWSMFDIESVKVNNHGTL
- a CDS encoding class I SAM-dependent methyltransferase is translated as MLLLADEWNEYELIDSGGGEKLERWGEYILRRPDPQAIWPLVQEWDMWKKPHGHYHRSSKGGGNWEFYKRTPERWTVNYKGLSFHIKPTGFKHTGLFPEQSSNWDWIIDKISSAGRPIKVLNLFAYTGGATVASAYAGAQEVVHVDAAKGMIAWAKENIELSGLAERKVRYIVDDVIKFVKREIRRGSKYDAIIMDPPSYGRGPKGEIWKIEDELFPLVELCMQLLSDRPLFFLINSYTSGFSPYVVENILKLSMGQKYAGRIYSGEVGIPASRNDLILPCGIFGRWEEE
- a CDS encoding NAD(P)/FAD-dependent oxidoreductase, whose product is MKNRVVIVGNGAAGYYAAETLANHGEECEITLIAEEKYVSYFRPRLSHFLGERELGRNFFLKEEAWYKQSGIRLMLNTKVMSIDTALKSITTDTGETVEYDRLILSHGGSSFLPPTEGAELKGVFTLKTLDDAYKIKEWMGDCQKAVVIGGGLLGIEAAWGMKQTGLDVTISNTSDRLLSNQLCLESGKFLEGVVRQKGVDVVLQDRVVKISGTDRVESVEFESGMTMEADIVLFSVGIRPNLAIAREAGIECNKGIVVDRMMRTSAEGVFACGDVVELEGRGFGNWMHAMQMGKIAAMNAIGRQAEFHDGVTSIVTNSFGTSVNCIGQTLLEEGTEKIVTQDASGEKFKKLIFKDGKLVGGIIIGDAGAYPKLMEAVSQEADISNFKKK
- a CDS encoding ferritin; translation: MASEKMLQALNEQIQKEFSSSYIYMAMEAWFAENNLDGFSNYFRIQALEEKDHAYKIFDYVNRLGGKVTLEEIPKPKSDYADVAEVVAAALEHEKFITASINKLMDQAVKEKDHATISFLNWFIDEQMEEEENALKVLNYVNMLGGDSRGLFMIDMELGKRKYTPPAASAK